The Lysinibacillus timonensis nucleotide sequence TTTCTTCAGATGCTTGAACAGACTGAATAACAGTGGTAAGCTGCTTTTCTGATCCAACTGTAATTTCCTGCATAGCTAATGCAATTTGCTCAGTTGCTCTATTCGTGTCGTCTGCACTGGCAGACAACTCATCAGAAGTAAAAGCAACCTGTTCTGCATGATAATGTACTTGTTGAACTAGCTGTTGAAGGCTCTTTTTCATTTGATTAAACACATGAGCCAGCTCGCTTATTTCATCTCGATTTTTAACGTGAATATCTTCTTGAGTTAAATCACCAGAAGCAATTGTTTTTGCTCCTTCTACTAACGATAAAATAGGTCGAGTAATCATACGAGACATAAAGATGCTAATCAAGATAGCTAGTAAAACCGAGATTAGACCAAACATTACATTAATCGATTTAACCGTGCCAACCATTGCAGAATTTGCATTAATACCGTCCTGCATTTGTTCAGTTTCAATCTCAACGATCTGGTTCGCCGCTTCTTCAATCTGAACGGCAATTGGTATAATTTCGTCTTTAACAAGTAGCTTCACTTCACTACTGCCTGACTCGCTCAAAGTTATGACATTTAAAGATTGCTCTTTTAGTTGTTCATGTAAATTAGTAATGGTTCCTAATAACTCAATGGCTTCCTGGTTTTCAATAACTGTTTCTACATAGCTGACTGTTTGATCTAATTCCTCGATGTTTGATTGTAAAAAATCAATTGAACTTTCATCATCAGCCAAAACCCCATTTAAACCGGATATCTCTCTTGAAGCATACAGTTGGATATCTTTTATGTTCGTTAAATTGGTATCCAATTGTTGCACTAAATCCGAATAGGATTGGTTAATTTTTTGGATTTCGTAGTAGGCTAAAGAACAAACAGCCCCCAGAAGAACGGTTAGTACTAAAAAGCTCGATAACATTTTTCGACGAATGGTCATTTTCATATTGATAATCTCCTTCAAATTGCAAAACTCTTATTCTATGTAGATAGATTTAAAATAGGTCTTCCTATATGAATTAAATAACCCTGCCAAGAAGGAAGGGTTATTTGCTGTACCATTAATCTATCAACTGAATATGTCAAACATATGTCAAAATAGAATAATTTTAAACCAACTAAAGTACAGTATCTGTTATAAGTAGTCACGATTATCATGAAAATGCCGTTTTTATAAGGTTGTAATGATACTATTGGTTTATGTTAATGTTAATTTATTGAAGTGAAATAATGTGTATAATATATTTTTTTAATATTTCAATCTAAATGGCAATTATTATAGATTCAATAATATTGGACTGGTACAATTCTCTTAAACAAAAATCATCAGTTGGGTAATAGTATCTAAATATATCTGAAGTGCTTAATACCTATTAATATGAAAACTCGTCAACAAACGTTGTCCATATGCTTGGAAAGGTGAGTACAATGAGTAACAGTTTCAATTACAAAGAGTATCTTCGTACCGTTGCTGAACGATATGAAGGAAGACTAACGATTCTGGATATATTCGAGGAATTTAGGAAGGTTAGTAGCGATGGAGCTCATTGGTACCAATTGCTTAAAGAATTAGCAAACATTGAACTAGAAACGATTGGCAAGGAAGCCAAAACGAATCGAAAGGAATAATAACATTGAAAAAAATACACTTTCTAAGAAATTTGAAACCTAAATTAATAATCGCATTTGCGTTCATTTTAATAATTCCTTCTGTCCTAATTGGTATAGGTTCATTTACTTCGGCCAAACAAACGATTCAAAACGAACTTCTCTCATCAATTGATGACAATTTAGACATCTTAAATCTTACAATTGACGGTGCATTTAAGCCAAAACTGAATGATTCAAATATATTGGCAAGTCAATTCAATGCGACCAATGTACAAGATGAAAATAAGGAAGAGGTTAATAGAATTTTTGAGCAATATATTGAGCTTCATCCTGAAGTGGAAGCCATCTATGTCAGCCGTCCAGATGGGTCCGTTATCATTTATCCACATGCAGAACTTAGTGATGATTTTGACGCGCGAGAAAGATCTTGGTATAAAGACGCAATGACTCAAAAAGGTCAAGCAGTTATATCAGATCCCTATGTATCTGCTGCTAATCAAGAAGTGGTTGTTACCATTTCACAAAGTACAGCTGATGGTTCGGGTGCTATAGGAATTGATTTGAAGATGGGAAATATTCAGGAGTTAGCTAATCAAATAGAAATTGGGGATGAAGGATACGCCCTAATATTAGACCAAAATGGTCATTATGTGTCGCATCCAAAAAATCCTCCGGGAACGGAAGCTACTGAAACATTTTACCAAAACTTATATCAAGATGTAGCGGGAATCTTTCATTATGAATTAGATGGAAAACCTAAAATGATGAGCTACGACACAAATGAGCTAACTGGATGGAAAGTAGCAGGAAATATTTACACTGACGAAATAAGTGATGCAGCATCTCCTATTTTATATACAACTTTAGTGATAATTGTTGTTGCTCTTGTTGCAGGTGCTATTCTTATTTATTTCATAATCCGTTCAATTGTTACACCAATTAAAGATTTAAAAGAAACAGCTGTAAAAGTCAGCAATGGAGATCTCACACAAATAATACAAGTCAAAACTACAGATGAAATTGGTCAATTAGGACAAGCCTTTGTTGGCATGCAGGAGAACTTAAAAATACTTTTACGCAATATTGAACAGAACGCCGAACAAGTAGCATCTTCGGCACAGCAATTGACTGCTAGTACTGAAGAGACAAGTGCTGCAACAGAACAAGTCTCAACATCGATTCAACAAGTAGCGTTAAGTGTTGAAAAACAAAAGGAAAGTGAAGAAAAAAGTGTTCAAGTTTTAGGGAAAATATCAGACGGCGCACAACATATTGTTGAAAATGCAACTAAAGTTTCTCAGTTATCTCGAGAAGCTACAAAACAAGCCGAATACGGTGGGGAATCGGTTGGGAAAATTTTAAATCAAATGGAAACAATTCGCGACCTTGTCTTAGATTCCAACAAAATTATGCAATCACTTACAGAACGTTCGAAAGAAATAGATTCAATTCTAAAAATTATTTCGGGTATATCTGAACAAACCAACCTCCTTTCTTTAAACGCTTCTATAGAAGCAGCAAGAGCAGGGGAGCATGGAAAAGGTTTTGCAGTCGTGGCACAAGAGGTGAAGAAGTTAGCGGAACAGTCGCACGCTTCTACAAATGATATTCAAGCCATCATATCTGCCATTCAATCGGAAACAACAACTAGCCTATCAATGATGAAAAAAGTAACTTCAGCAGTTGAAAGTGGTGTAGAAGTTTCGAATGAAGCGGTAACGAAGTTCTATCATATTATGGAAAGTTTAAATAACGTGACCCCTCAAATGCTAGATGTATCTGACACAGTCAACAAAGTATCAGTTGCCATCAAAGAAACGACTGATCGGGCAAATGAAAATGCGATCATAGCGGAAAGTAATGCGGCTGCATCGGAGCAAGTAGCAGCATCAGCTCAAGAACAACTTGCGGCGATGGAGGAAATATCATCCTCAGCACAAGCGTTAACTGAAATGGCCGAGGAGTTACGTCTAGTAATCTCTAAATTTAAATACTAATACTAATCTTTCTTGTAACCTTTACCCAAACTAGGTCTATTACTTGAAATTGAAAGCTAAAATCACCTTTTGCCTTCTACAAGGCAGGAGGTGATTTTGATATGAACTCGATATATGGCAAGGGGAGTTATAGGGTAAACTTATTTAAAGGATATTGTATTAATTTCGCTGAATTGAAAGAAACTATAGAGTCGGATAGTTATAAAGCAAAGCCAATAGCTAAAGGAAAGTGTATATGATTTTAAATACGATTCTTGTATTTCTCATACCCTAGATAATTTATCTAGTCCATCTTTATAAAACGGATAAAAAGATCATCATTATATTTGGACCTTTTTCTAGTATCCTTGCGTTTATTATCAATGAACTTGGATTCTATTTTGGATTTTGGAGGATTTACCCTTTTGATTTAAAATATCTTACAGCATTCCCCTTCATTTTAGGTATATACCCTATTTCAGCAGGGTACTTGATTTACTATATAAAGAAATTTAAGCACCCATTCTTCACCACTTTACTAATCACTTCAGTTGTCACTATTTTAGAAGGTATATTTGTTATGATGGGGAAGGTAGTATATGAAAATGGTTGGAATATACTGTTAACCTTCATCTCATATTTTGTTCCATTAATTATCACCTACTACTACTATAGATTATTAAAAGGTTTAAAAATATTGGACATATGAAGCTGAGAGTAATTTCTGCATAATAAAAACTGCCCCAATGGTTAGATCATTCTCTATCAACCAATGTGGGCAGTTCTATTTTCCTCTAAATCATTCTCAAATTTTCGAATGAATAACCTGAACGCGACCTATTTGACCGTCCATTAGTCTCACTTTAATACCATGTGGATGCGTTGGAGAATTTGTGAGAATATCCTTTACAATGCCTCTTGTAAGTTTGCCAGTTCTTTGGTCCTTCTTTAACACGATATCGACTGTCATGCCTGGTAAAATATCTCTCCGATTTTGACCGTTCATTATGAGCCCATTTTTCTACGTGTAGTACTAGCCTTTTTCGTTTGTTGGCTTTGCATTTTTTTTGTTGAAAGATCAGCGTTCTGTTTTCCTTTACTAGCAGACGATTGGTTCTTCTTGTTTTCAAGCATTTGCTTCGCAGCCTCTTGTAAACTCATTTTCTTTTTCGGTGTTTCTGATGATTGATTCGTTTCAGCCAAAATAAGTCCCTCCAATATTTAGGTATGATAGTGAATTCAGTATAATCTATTTTTTATATAAATAAAAGAATCTGCCCTAAATGTGAGGGAGTTCTCTCAAGAAGGAATAGGCTCTGCTTCTATTATTCTTACGGTGATAAATCCATCCTGTTCAAATTGTCAATCATCACTAGTGAATTAGTTTTGCATAGCTGTCATCTAAATGGTTTATCCTGGTCTGACAATATGATTAGAGGTGATTTCTTTAAAAACGATTTCTCATTACTAAAATGATGGTTACCGAAACGGAATCAAACCTTCGTAACACTCTTCACAAGCAATTCGCTTTTTAAGAGAAAATCTTGTAAAGCATTGATGCTGCTATGTTTTTTGATACACTCCCAAAAATGAAGGGATACAAAGAGGGACTTTCTTCAAAGTTTTTCTTAGGAATTCAGACACTTTTTGGAACGTCCTTTCAAGACAATGTAATCAAATTTTTTTATATCCACTCTTAAATTTTTTATCTTGTTCACTATTCTATAATTCTATAATTTAGCCGACTATATTAGAAAAATAAAAGAAGAGATAAAAAATCCTCGTTTGTTTTATTTCATTATGTAAAACGTGAATTAAATACCTTCATATTATTTGTATTACAAAACTTCTTCATAAGAGCATAGTATTCTTAAATATTTTATCTCGACTATATTCGACATAAATCTTCTGCTTCATGTAACCAATCTTCTGTTTTATGCAAAAAAAGTAATTGACCTCCAATATAATATTGTCTTACAATTTAAAAGAATTTAAATAATTCAAAAAATTCAGAGCAAAGGGGGGCTTTGATGAGCCAAACATATCGCGATTATGTAACAAGTGGCTTTATGTTTGTTGTAGGGGTGATTGCTTTTATATTGACATTTAGCTTCAAGTCTTTTCAGGGGACCAATGTAGGAGTTGGCGTAGAATTTATGCCTCGAGTGATTGCATCTCTCATCCTTATTGTTTCAGCCATTATATTCATCAATGCTTTTAGAAATCGACGGAAGGAATCAGTTGAAGTTGATTTCGAAACAGGGGAAGTGGTTGAGAAAAATCCTGAAGATAAAAATTACAAAAAACTGGTGATTAGCATCATTGCAATGTTTATATATGCATTGTTAACACCGATTCTGGGATTCTTAATTACAACAGCCTTATTTTTAATAGCGCAAATGCTTATCATCTCAGAATTTTTAAAAAGTAAAATTGTGTTAATTACCATTGTATCGATTTTGATGGCTGTCATCGTTAATTACATTTTTAGAAATGTATTTTTCGTAATGCTTCCTCAAGGGATTTTAGGATAGGGGTGATTGAATGATTGAAATGCTAGTTGAAGGTTTCGCCGGAGTCTTTAATCTAACGACAATCTTATTAATACTTGGAGGAACAATATTAGGGTTAATCTTTGGATCGATACCTGGTCTTACAGCTACCATGGCGGTTGCGATTTGTTTGCCGATTACGTATGGAATGCATCCTGTTGCAGGGATGTCGCTTCTAATGGGTTTATACATCGGTGGTGTTTCGGGTGGGTTAATCCCAGCAATTCTTTTGAAACTACCAGGGACTCCTTCTTCTATTGCCACAACTTTTGATGGTTATCCTATGGCTCAAAAAGGGCAAGCGGGGAAAGCGTTTTCATTCGCGATATTATCTTCGTTTTTTGGTGGGTTAATCAGCATTATGTTGTTAATAATGGTAGCGCCTCCATTAGGTCAGTTTGCATTAAAGTTCGGACCTTATGAATATTTTGCTATAGTTGTCTTCTCATTAACACTGATTGCTAGTTTATCAGGTGACTCTCTTGCAAAAGGGATATTATCCGGGTTAATGGGGATTGGTTTTGCGATGGTAGGATCTGCACCAATTGATGCATTTCCACGATTTACTTTCGGTTTCAGTGAATTAGATGCTGGTTTTGACTTAATGCCATTATTAATCGGTTTATTTGCAGTATCAGAAATTCTACTGGTTGCTGAGAAAACGGGTTTCCAAAAATTAAAATATGATTTAAAAAAGATTAGCTATAAAGTTCCTTTTAAGGAGTATTTAGCTGAAAAATGGAACTTTGTCCGATCTTGTGCAATCGGGATTGGAATTGGGATCTTGCCTGGTATAGGTGGAGGAACAGCCAATTTGATCGCATATGCTGCGGCAAAGAATGCATCTAAAAATCCAAAGGAGTATGGTACAGGTGTTCCGGGTGGAATTGTTGCATCTGAAACTTCAAACAATGCTGCTATTGGGGGCGCATTAATTCCATTAGTGTCTTTAGGGATTCCTGGAGATACCGTAACAGCAATGTTATTAGGGGGATTAATTTTACACGGACTACAACCAGGACCTTTATTATTCCAAAATAGTGGCGATGTGGTTTACGGTATTTTTGCAGCGTTACTTATTGCAAACCTTTTCATGGCATTACTACTGTTTTTAGGGATGAGAGGGTTTATCAAACTGTTAAGTATACCTCAATATATTTTGTTACCAATTATTTTTTCGCTATGTGTTGTAGGCGCTTACGGTGTAAACAATCGTATGTTTGACGTATATGCATTACTATTCTTTGGTATTGTCGGTTACTTAATGAGTAAAGCACGAATTCCTTTAACACCATTAGTACTAGGATTTATTTTAGGGCCATTGTTAGAAACGAATTTACGCCGTGGTTTAATGCTATCGCAGGGAGATTTCACACCATTCTTTACAGAACCGATTGCAGCTATGTTTTTACTAATTACGGTTATTTCAGTTGGTTGGAAAATTTGGAAATCGTTTGGTAAGGGGAAAAAAGTTTCATATGAAAATTAAAACAAGGGGGATATGAAATGAAGAAATTACTGTTTACGTTATTCATGTTAGTAGGGGTACTGATGTTAGCAGCTTGTGGAAGTAGCACAGAAACGGGATCTAGCAATGGATCTTCTAGTGGTGGAAGTAATAGCGGTTCTAGTGAAGGATCAGGAGAAACAGTGGATTATCCAAAAAAGACGATTGAAGTTGTCGTTCCAGCTGGTGCCGGTGGCGATACAGATTTAAATACTCGTACTCTAGCAAAGTATCTTGAGAAAGAATTAGGACAATCTTTAGTTGTTTCAAATGTTACAGGCTCAGGTGGAACTGTTGGGGTTGATAAAGTTATAACTTCTGCAGCTGACGGTTATACAGTATTAGCATTCCATAACTCAATGTTATTAAACAATTTATATGGTTTATCAGAAACATCAGTTGAAGATTTCAAATTTGCAGGTACAGGTGTATTAGACCAAGCTAATACATTTGTTGTATCAAAAGATAGCGAATTTAAAAACCTTGAAGAATTAATTGCATACGCTAAAGAACATCCGAAAGAAGTAACAATGGCAACTGAAGTTGGTTCGATGACTTACATTCAAGTAATGGAGTTCCAAGAATTAACAGGTGTTGAATTCAATGTTGTTGATATCGGCGGTGCCTCTGACAAATTAACAGCATTACTTGGTGGTCGTGTAGACATTTTCCCAACATCTCTAGGATATGTGAAAAGTTATATTGAATCAGGTGATTTCGTATCCTTGGGTGTGATTACAGAAGAACGTTTAACTGCTGCACCAGATGTTCCTACATTTAAAGAGCAAGGCGTAGATATGGAAATTGACAAAGTATTCTACTGGGCATTCCCGAAAGAAACCCCAGACGAAGTAGTAGAAACATTTAGCGCTGCAATGGAAAAAGCGGTAGCAAACCCAGAATTCCAAGAGGAAATTAGCCAATATTGGGTAGAACCAGTTTATTTAAATGGGGAAGAAACGAAACAAAGATTAAATGAAATCACAGAACTTTATAAAAAGATTAAAGAATCTACGGAATAAGGAAGTGCAAAAATGAAAGTTTCTGTAACAGTAAATACGACTGATTTATCGGATTTAGATTTACAGCAAATGGTTCAATTGGGCATTGACTGTGTAGATTTTGGTGTAGGCCATTCTTTTAAAGGGGTAAAGGAGCAAGGCTATCCAGACTTGGATAGTCTCCTCCAATTAAAGAAGCGCTTAAGAAGTTGGGGTCTCGAAATTAACCGTGTAACATTGCCAAATATTACAGAAGATTTCATGAAGGATTTATCAGGTTCAGAGATCCAATTGGAAAATTCAGTGAATGCCGTCAAAGTTTTCGGAGAAGCAGGAATCAAAATTGTTCGCCAACGCTTTGAAGGAGATGTCTTTTATGGGCGTTCTCAAAGCTACAAATCGATTCAACGTGGTGGCGCGATTGGCCGAGGCGAAAGTTTAGGGTTACTAAAAGAAAAGTCGGATACTCCAACAATGGAAGAACTCGATTTTTGGTGGTCTCAGTTCCAAAAGGCATATCGTAAGATCGTGTTAACAGGTTTAGAAGCTGAAGTAAATGTTG carries:
- a CDS encoding methyl-accepting chemotaxis protein — translated: MKMTIRRKMLSSFLVLTVLLGAVCSLAYYEIQKINQSYSDLVQQLDTNLTNIKDIQLYASREISGLNGVLADDESSIDFLQSNIEELDQTVSYVETVIENQEAIELLGTITNLHEQLKEQSLNVITLSESGSSEVKLLVKDEIIPIAVQIEEAANQIVEIETEQMQDGINANSAMVGTVKSINVMFGLISVLLAILISIFMSRMITRPILSLVEGAKTIASGDLTQEDIHVKNRDEISELAHVFNQMKKSLQQLVQQVHYHAEQVAFTSDELSASADDTNRATEQIALAMQEITVGSEKQLTTVIQSVQASEEISTGISKAADSIQSVADLTVSAKGNATLGTDVVNRTIEHMNRVQDSTIESAQVVHALSEKSKEISQIIELITQITDQTNLLALNAAIEAARAGEHGKGFAVVAEEVRKLANQSSNAASQIYSLIHEIQDESQNAVQSINNSREVVKEGLLMVSQTGDSFQNIVQSISQVAEESQEVATIVKQVQSNSQMVADGMLEVRSIVEQSTANIQNVAASSEEQNSTMKEVSSSADKLSEMAQELKSIINRFNS
- a CDS encoding methyl-accepting chemotaxis protein; its protein translation is MKKIHFLRNLKPKLIIAFAFILIIPSVLIGIGSFTSAKQTIQNELLSSIDDNLDILNLTIDGAFKPKLNDSNILASQFNATNVQDENKEEVNRIFEQYIELHPEVEAIYVSRPDGSVIIYPHAELSDDFDARERSWYKDAMTQKGQAVISDPYVSAANQEVVVTISQSTADGSGAIGIDLKMGNIQELANQIEIGDEGYALILDQNGHYVSHPKNPPGTEATETFYQNLYQDVAGIFHYELDGKPKMMSYDTNELTGWKVAGNIYTDEISDAASPILYTTLVIIVVALVAGAILIYFIIRSIVTPIKDLKETAVKVSNGDLTQIIQVKTTDEIGQLGQAFVGMQENLKILLRNIEQNAEQVASSAQQLTASTEETSAATEQVSTSIQQVALSVEKQKESEEKSVQVLGKISDGAQHIVENATKVSQLSREATKQAEYGGESVGKILNQMETIRDLVLDSNKIMQSLTERSKEIDSILKIISGISEQTNLLSLNASIEAARAGEHGKGFAVVAQEVKKLAEQSHASTNDIQAIISAIQSETTTSLSMMKKVTSAVESGVEVSNEAVTKFYHIMESLNNVTPQMLDVSDTVNKVSVAIKETTDRANENAIIAESNAAASEQVAASAQEQLAAMEEISSSAQALTEMAEELRLVISKFKY
- a CDS encoding CBO0543 family protein produces the protein MIIFGPFSSILAFIINELGFYFGFWRIYPFDLKYLTAFPFILGIYPISAGYLIYYIKKFKHPFFTTLLITSVVTILEGIFVMMGKVVYENGWNILLTFISYFVPLIITYYYYRLLKGLKILDI
- a CDS encoding YwbE family protein, encoding MNGQNRRDILPGMTVDIVLKKDQRTGKLTRGIVKDILTNSPTHPHGIKVRLMDGQIGRVQVIHSKI
- a CDS encoding tripartite tricarboxylate transporter TctB family protein, producing the protein MSQTYRDYVTSGFMFVVGVIAFILTFSFKSFQGTNVGVGVEFMPRVIASLILIVSAIIFINAFRNRRKESVEVDFETGEVVEKNPEDKNYKKLVISIIAMFIYALLTPILGFLITTALFLIAQMLIISEFLKSKIVLITIVSILMAVIVNYIFRNVFFVMLPQGILG
- a CDS encoding tripartite tricarboxylate transporter permease — translated: MIEMLVEGFAGVFNLTTILLILGGTILGLIFGSIPGLTATMAVAICLPITYGMHPVAGMSLLMGLYIGGVSGGLIPAILLKLPGTPSSIATTFDGYPMAQKGQAGKAFSFAILSSFFGGLISIMLLIMVAPPLGQFALKFGPYEYFAIVVFSLTLIASLSGDSLAKGILSGLMGIGFAMVGSAPIDAFPRFTFGFSELDAGFDLMPLLIGLFAVSEILLVAEKTGFQKLKYDLKKISYKVPFKEYLAEKWNFVRSCAIGIGIGILPGIGGGTANLIAYAAAKNASKNPKEYGTGVPGGIVASETSNNAAIGGALIPLVSLGIPGDTVTAMLLGGLILHGLQPGPLLFQNSGDVVYGIFAALLIANLFMALLLFLGMRGFIKLLSIPQYILLPIIFSLCVVGAYGVNNRMFDVYALLFFGIVGYLMSKARIPLTPLVLGFILGPLLETNLRRGLMLSQGDFTPFFTEPIAAMFLLITVISVGWKIWKSFGKGKKVSYEN
- a CDS encoding tripartite tricarboxylate transporter substrate binding protein, which produces MKKLLFTLFMLVGVLMLAACGSSTETGSSNGSSSGGSNSGSSEGSGETVDYPKKTIEVVVPAGAGGDTDLNTRTLAKYLEKELGQSLVVSNVTGSGGTVGVDKVITSAADGYTVLAFHNSMLLNNLYGLSETSVEDFKFAGTGVLDQANTFVVSKDSEFKNLEELIAYAKEHPKEVTMATEVGSMTYIQVMEFQELTGVEFNVVDIGGASDKLTALLGGRVDIFPTSLGYVKSYIESGDFVSLGVITEERLTAAPDVPTFKEQGVDMEIDKVFYWAFPKETPDEVVETFSAAMEKAVANPEFQEEISQYWVEPVYLNGEETKQRLNEITELYKKIKESTE
- a CDS encoding mannonate dehydratase, whose protein sequence is MKVSVTVNTTDLSDLDLQQMVQLGIDCVDFGVGHSFKGVKEQGYPDLDSLLQLKKRLRSWGLEINRVTLPNITEDFMKDLSGSEIQLENSVNAVKVFGEAGIKIVRQRFEGDVFYGRSQSYKSIQRGGAIGRGESLGLLKEKSDTPTMEELDFWWSQFQKAYRKIVLTGLEAEVNVAMHPSDTPHPDSPFGGIGLHRILDDFPQKNVGFVYCIGTRAEAGGSALVLDEINHYGRKGRIFLVHFRNVRGSLPTAGAFEEAMLDDGDLNMFKILLELDKVGYQGCLNPDHVLTFAGDTPDLNDKWAYSNIGWKHSSLGFAYSIGYIKALLNALVEYKGRPY